The Burkholderia latens genome segment GCATCAGATCGTGCGCGATCTGTTCTATCACGCGGATGTCGTGCGCGAACTCGCCGGCCTCGTCGCGCAACTCGCGCCGACGCGCGGCGGCGGCCTCGACGCTGCAACATTTCGCGATGCGACCGGGCTCGGCCGCAAGCGTGCGATCCAGATTCTCGAGTTCTTCGACCGGGTTGGGTATACTCGCTTCCACCGCGATCTTCACTTCCTGCGGCCTGACAGCGGTTGGGCGGGTATTCAGGCGTAGGCGCTCGTCGTTCTTTTCGGTTTTTCCCCACGGAAGGCATTCGTATCCGGTGGTACGGCCGGGCTTCAAACCCGGTTGGGGGTGTCAGACACTCCCGGGTCGGTTCGACTCCGGCTGCCTTCCGCCACATTGGTCTTTCCGGCTATTCCGAACTCATCCGTCAACGTCGACTGGCACGTGCACCGTGAAATTGCATAGGTCGGCAGCGGCGTCTGCGGATCGATGACACCTGGTTTCGCGTCGATCTCGTGTTTTTTCACCGGCGCTTGCGATGCCTGCTCATTATCGATTTGAAGGTCGGACGCTTCAGCTATGCGGACGCGGGCAGATGAATCTCTACCTCGACTACACGCGTGAACATTGGACGAAGCTCGGCGAAAACTCCCCGGTTGGCTTGACGCTAACGCGTGCCCGACGATTCGGCGCGGGTTGCGTCAGTCATAGGTCATCACAAAGGTCACCGAGGTATTCGCCGTGCCCGGCACCAAGGTAGCAGCGGTCTGTCGATACGCCGCCTTCAGCGGAATGTTGAAGTTGCCGCCGAGCTTGTCGTAATCGCCGTACTGCAGCTTGGTCTTCAGCGCGATTGGGTTACCCGAGCTATCGAGCAGCTGCAAGCCCACGCCCTTGGCGGTCGAGTCAGCATCGAGCGCCACGACCGACCGCGTTGCATCAACAATGGTCGTGTTGGGATTCAGCTGATACGACACCTTGCTGATGCCCTCGGGGCATTCCTTCAGGGCAATTGAAAAGCTGACGGGCGCCAGCGAAGAACCGATGCCCTTGAACTGCCCCACATAGTTCTGATCCCCCATCGATACATTGACGACCGGCGTCTTGCAGGAAAGTGTCGCGACGGAGGATTGATTGCGTGTTTTTACCGTAATTGGCTTGATCTGATTTTCAACGGTAATGTAACCGAGGATTCCGGAAGGAACACTCGCACCCGGTTCAACCGGGCCAATTTTCTTGATGCGCAGAGTCATTGGCTTCGATAGCCAACCCCAGGTGGTCTGCGAACTCGGATTCGAGATGGCGGACGCAAAAGCGATATCGGGCAACCCGGGTTGGTCCGACTCATCGAAACTCCAAGCCAAGCCCGTCTTGCCGATCGGAAGGTCGGCGCTCGTTGCAGCGCTAGCGGCCGCACCTACCGAATTGACCATCCCGTGCTTGAAGTCACCGCGGCAGTTGAACCGGTTTTGGTTGGGCGCGGGAATACCTTCCGACACCCACACCACCGCGCCCACCGGCGCATCGCGAGGCACCACGAGATCGGTGGGTACCGTAAATTCCATGCTCTGCGGGCCTTCGTTCTGTACGTAGCCGCACAACGCGGCATAGGCTGCCCCGGGTTTGGCACAACCTATTGCCAAACAAGGCGTCCGCCTTCGGCAACGATACGGACGAAAAATACCCGGACGTGATGTCGACGCCCGCGATGCTCGGCCTGATGGAGCGGGCATGTGCGGAAATCATGCGCGCCGAGCTGGAGGACGGGCAGTTGTCGGTGGGCGTCACGACTCAGCTGACGCACTCGGCACCAACACCGGTCGATGCGCAAGTAAGCGCCACCGCTAGCTTCCGCCGGCGGGAAGGCAACCTGTTCGTCTTCGACGTCGTCGTGCACGATCCGAAAGGCCAGGTTGGCAGCGGAACGCATGCACGCGCGATCGTCGATCGCACGGTCATAGAGAAAAGAGCCGCGTCGCGTCGTTAATCGCGCCTATGGTCGGCATGGCACGACAGTGCTGCTGACGGTCGTCGCACCGGCGGCACCGGGTTCAACATGAATGGTTTTTGCGCTGGTAAGCTGGGCGGATCTGCCACCGTGCTGCGAACGACTATGGACGAGCGAAGTCTGAGCGCTGTCGATCGATTCGCCGATCTCCGATCTGCGATCGATACGGATTGCTGGCGCAATGCGAGGGATGTTGCGGCGCAACGATTCGGCGCGTACGTGCTGACGTTGAGCGACGACGCAGTTCCGCTCGAAGCAGCGGACGACGATGCACGCGCGTTGGCAGCGCAATGCGGCATCGACCTCGGCGCGCTGGACCTCGACCAGCTGCTGCGTGATTGCCGCGATTCGCTGCGCGAACGAGGCAACGTAACGGTCGACCTGCCACTCGATGTCGGAAGCAACCTGCGCTGCG includes the following:
- a CDS encoding fimbrial protein — its product is MEFTVPTDLVVPRDAPVGAVVWVSEGIPAPNQNRFNCRGDFKHGMVNSVGAAASAATSADLPIGKTGLAWSFDESDQPGLPDIAFASAISNPSSQTTWGWLSKPMTLRIKKIGPVEPGASVPSGILGYITVENQIKPITVKTRNQSSVATLSCKTPVVNVSMGDQNYVGQFKGIGSSLAPVSFSIALKECPEGISKVSYQLNPNTTIVDATRSVVALDADSTAKGVGLQLLDSSGNPIALKTKLQYGDYDKLGGNFNIPLKAAYRQTAATLVPGTANTSVTFVMTYD
- a CDS encoding thioesterase family protein; its protein translation is MPNKASAFGNDTDEKYPDVMSTPAMLGLMERACAEIMRAELEDGQLSVGVTTQLTHSAPTPVDAQVSATASFRRREGNLFVFDVVVHDPKGQVGSGTHARAIVDRTVIEKRAASRR